TTCAGTTCAACAAAGGCTTTTTGCAGAGCAATGAAGACAGATTGAAGCTCTGACAGAGCCTGGTCAACTGCGGAGGCAACAGCATACACCACAGTGTCATCTGCGTACAGGTGAAAGATACCATTTTaaaagatagtgagagagagagaagaaaaaaaacggacCAAGAATGGATCCCTCCGGGAAACACTTTGTTATGTCCAgaacctgatttaacaccatcagtaaatACACACTGTGTTCTGAGGGGTATCCTACGAGGCAAGCTACtctgggttttctaaagctagccagGCTTCAGTTAGCTTGACATCCCAGCTCAGGCTTCACATCCCAGCTCAGGCTTCACATACCAGCTCAGGCTTCACATCCCAGCTCAGGCTTCACATACCAGCTCAGGCTTCACATCCCCAGCTCAGGCTTCACATACCAGCTCAGGCTTCACATCCCAGCTCAGGCTTCACAtaccagctcaggcttcatccgtactacgACGGCGGATATTTCTCACGTGCCTGACGCTAACTCCAGCAGGCGTACATGGCTTGTCGAattcttcattgagacaatgctgaaacgcCAATCCGTTGGGCAAATCAGTGCCATGTTTTAATTTGAGACGAAAATCATAAAGAAGGAAAAGTTATTTTACAGATTCAGCAGGCCGAGGTGTGAAATAAGCTTTTAGAAGTATCTTCTTCATTGTTTTACTTTGCTGTGTTTATTCTTATTGTTAAAATAATTAtcataataaaaaatgtttatttcagtttttaaatgcattctgtcattactaaataatgtgataggtatttttaaattgtaaaaaacaaaatcacacaaacatttaattaataacaTTTAATCAGtcttcttcctcaaatgaaggagATGATGACGCACtctttgcaagagggagggaTTCTGATTTCATTGGTGCTCAACTCGCGGTTCAGACTATTCATTCAGGATAGAGTTGGCCTGTCcaggagcaggttagttctgaaggattcattCAGGATAGAGTTGGCCTGTCCCAGGGCAgattagttctgaaggattcattCAGGATAGAGTTGGCCTGCCGGGAGCAGGTTGTTTGAAGGATTCATTCAGGATAGAGTTGGCCTGTGGGAGCAGGTTAGTTTGAAGGATTCATTCAGGATAGAGTTGGCCTGCTGGGAGCAGGTTAGTTTGAAGGATTCATTCAGGATAGAGTTGGCCTGCCCGGAGCAGgtagttctgaaggattcattCAGGATAGAGTTGGCCTGCCCGGAgacaggttagttctgaaggattcatcAGGATAGAGTGGCCTGTCCAGGAGcagttagttctgaaggattcaatCAGGATAGAGTTGGCCTGTCcaggagcaggttagttctgaaggattcattCAGGATAGAGTTGGCCTGTCTGGAGCAGGTTAGTCCTAAAGGATTCATTCAGGATAGACTTGGCCTGCCCGGActaggttagttctgaaggatcaTTCAGGATAGAGTTGGCCTGTCGGGaacaggttagttctgaaggattcattCAGGATAGAGTTGGCCTGCCcgggagcaggttagttctgaaggattcacTGCCATAGAAATGTAACTGACTAAAAGGTGTGCCAAATTCATATGACTGGTTGTCCTTTTAAATAATTTTCAAACCAGCTACATGCAGCCTGGTCCAGGCCTCAGAATAAGTCAtgtagtatttagtagcatttaTTGGGATTCCCAATAGCccgtcttcctggggtccaaacagaaaTAAAAcgcaacaaataaaatacatgatataCATAAAATATACATAAAACTACATAACATACATAATCTCCTGCCTCTGCCTCATGCTTCAGAAACAGGAGATGCCTCCTCCTATGAGCCGTTCTGGCTTGTACAAGCCAAGGCTTTGGAAGGCTACTTACCTACATACAGTGCAtacgcaaagtattcagacccttgactttttccacattttgttacgctacagctttattctaaaatagattaaacaaataaaaaatcctcatcaatctacacacaacacccataatgacgaagagaaaacaggttttcagaaatgtttgcaaatggattaaaaattaaaacaccctttgctaggagactcgaaatgagctcaggtgcatcctgatccattgatcatccttgatatttctacaacttgattggagtccacctgtggtaaattaaattgattggacatgatttggaaaggcacacaactgtctatataagatcccccagttgatagtgcatgtcagagcaaaaaccaagtcatgaggtcaaaggaatggtccttagagctccgagacaggactgtgtcacgacacagatatagggaagggtttcctagagctggccgcccggccaaactgagcaatcggggacaagggccttggtcagggaggtgaccaaaaaccggatggtcactctgacagagctccagagtttctctgtggagatgggagaaccttctacaaggacaaccatctctgtcagcactccaccaatcaggcctttatggtagagtggccagacagaagccacttctcagtaaaatgcacatgacagccaaaaggcacctaaaggacttagaccataagaaaacaagatatctggtctgatgaaactaagattgaactctttcaagattgaactctttggcctgaatgtcaagcgtcacgtctggaagaaacatggcaccatccctatggtgaagcatggtggtggcagcatcatgctgtggggatgtttttcagcggccgggactggaagactagtcaggattgaggaaaagatgaatggagcaaagtacagagagatcctgattgaaaacctgctccagagcggtaggacctcagactggggcgaaggttcgccttccaatagggcaacgaccttaagcacacagccagacaacATAGGagtgctttgggacaagtctctgaatgtccttgagtggcccagccagagcccgtacttgaataTCCCAGTAATCGCTGATCAGAAGGTACATCTaagagaggaggaaggtgtgGGTAGGACCAACTCAGATCAGAATATACATTTAGGAGAAGTCAACTTCCCTTTCTACCTTTTTAGATACCGATGCATAGTATAGCATATAAAATAGAAAACAAGTGTTTAACCCCTGTAATGTTGCCATGAAACAGGAGAGGGTGCCAGCTCTGACCCAGACAGCCTAGAGGACCCTGACCCGGAGAGACCGTACCTCTGCTCCCAGTGTGGCAAGAGGTTCACTGCAGCCAGCAGCTTGAAGATACACATGATGACCCACAGCGGAGAGAAACCCCACCAGTGTTCCGTTTGCGGGAAGGCCTTCCTGCGATCCTATGACCTGAGACGACACCAGGTGGTTCACAAAGGTGAGAGAAACACCCCATACCCTGATGTTAAACTATTTTATTGACTATGGCACAGGTACACtattgtgtaaaacaatgaatttgaaGATGATCTCCACTgtatgtatgttagctagctatccagacagtttttaaaaataactgccaacattccattaaaacaatgcagtcaatccacagccatacactggctgaaatcagttgttgacaggacttagacaagttgtaaatgcaacaagtactgatattgtatcMTATAGTAACACTCACCGCTTTCCAAGAGaacacacattgagacattagggtttgtttacatatatattttagaggctaatTATAtgaaaaatgtgtataaaacctgtataaactgtatttataattatatgaccAATATTTTTAGGTAGACTATTTCTATTACCCAATTTCTGATACATCACATGCCTTTTATTTTCCTGCYTCAGTTaaagcaggaaatgcatcacctactgccattcattccaattagactgggtTGGATTTCTCTCTGACCAAGATGACTGCCATTTTCAGACCATtatggaactttgagggtttacAACACAGCCCCTCTYGTAATTGAGTAGGATCTCTATGGGTACAGGTACATGGTATTGTAGCAAATTTGGGGTGTATCTCCGWTCAGGATGCAAACTGGGTCCAGGAGACTGTCAACCCAACAGTGATCTGAACCTCTTgacgaggttgctaggtgttgggttaaggtcgctaTAGTATTTTACTGatgctgttctctcctctcctagcaGCATCTCTAACCCCTATAATGTTGTCATTGAAACAGGAGAGGGTGCCAGATCTGACACGGACAGCTCTGAGAAGCTGCACCGCTGCTCCGAGTGCGGAAAGAGGTTCCTCACAAAGACGCGGCTGAACAGACATGCGCTGATTCACAGCGGAGAGAAACCACATCAGTGCTCTGTTTGCGGGAAGTGTTTCRTACGACCCGACGACCTGAGGAGACACATGACCATCCACACCGGAGAGAAAACCAAGCACGTCTGCCATCCGTGTGGGAAGACCTTCACCTTGCTACGGCACCTCAAGATCCACCAGCGAgtacatacaggagagaaaccataccaCTGCTCCAAGTGCCCGGAGAGTTTCGCCCACCTGTTGGAGTATAGGAAGCACAGACAGACCCACCGTAAGGAGAAACCATACCACTGTGATGAGTGTGGCAAGATGTTCTCCCACTTCAGAACCCTCAAGGTTCATCGTCtgatccacacaggagagaacctCCACCACTGCTCCTACTGCGGGAAGGGCTTCACGATCAGYGGGAACCTCAACACCCACCTACTGACCCACACCAAGGAGAAACCGCATCAGTGCTCCATCTGCGGACAACGCTTCGCAAGATCCCAGTGCCTGAAAAAACACAAGCTCAAGAAGTTACACATGGAAGAGGTCCTCTACCACATCTGCGACTGTGGTAAGAGCTTCACAGATGTAGAGAAGCTGCAGACGCATGCAAGGACGCACTTGAAGAACCTTGAGAAGAGGTTCTGCTGCTCGTACTGCGGCCGGACGTTCGTACGGGCTGGTGACCTTCAAagccaccagagaacacacactggagagaaaccgtaCGTCTGCACTATATGCGGGACCCGTTTCGCCCAGTCTGGGAACCTGAGAGTGCACCAGATCACGCACACTAAAGAGAGGCCGTACCCTTGTACTGTCTGTGATAAGGGGTTCACCACACCGGGGAGTCTGAAGGTGCACATGAGGCTCCATACAGGGGAGAAGCCMTATGTCTGTAGRCTGTGTGGGAAAGGSTTCCATGTACCCAAATTGCTGAAGAAACACCAGGAGCATCACACAAGCGAGATGACAGCCTCCTTGGACATGACATAGGAAAAGCCTACAATTTGTCTGGaggacttttattttggaaaACACATGTCCTCAATGAGACCAGTGGCCAGTACTTTAGTCACTGAGGCCTATCCTTTCTCAATTCATCTTTCCTCGATTATCTCgcatcctcttcctcacctcaacTGTATTGGAGGAGAATATCTAAAGTCCCTCCCCtcagaccttctcctccaatgagtTTTGAGAAGAAGCTGAGGAGAGAGAATGCAAGGACTTCGAGGACTGATgaattgagaaaaaaaatccaggttTCAATGGCCAAAGGAGTGCTGGTGGTTTCTCTGCTGCTCTCATTAACACTAGCATCGCTGGGCCTCGGGCACGTACCAGTGGAACGTCTACATTTGAAACAGTCATAAATCCATTTAAGGACATgggttttcaaaataaaagtcatcTGAAATTGTGCTCCAAATGTGCCTTTCAACATCTCACTAATTCATGACTGAATTTGTAGTGCTTCATTTAGTGAACAGCCTTCATAAAGCTTCTCTAGGTTAACGCCATATATGAAGACAGTAATGATATACAATGTGTTACATCATGTGTTGCCCTCTttaggtagcttagtggttagagcattggccagtaactgaaaggttgccagatcgaatccctgagctgacaaggtaaaaatctgtcatctgcctctgagcaaggcaataacccactgttcccctgagcaaggcagttaacccactgttcccctgagcaaggcagttaacccacggttccctgagcaaggcagttaacccactgtccctggcgccgtggatgtcaattaaatgtttactaatagatttcaagcaaatgattagggaggccctggaacagagcctcgatttcagatttttcactttctgacaggaagtttgctgcaaaatgagttctgtttactcacagatataattcaaacggtttagaaacttgagagtgttttctatccaataggaataatatcatattgtacgagcaagaattgagtacgaggccatttgaaatgggcacctttcatccaagctactcaatactgcccctgcagccataagaagttaaggcagcccccctgcacctctctgattcagagggtgggttaaatacagaagacacatttcagtggaaggcattcagttgtacaactgactaggcctTTCCATTATAGCCATCGTGGTTAttattgaccctgctggtcatctatgaacgtttgaacgatctggccttaatggtcaCATGGACTTCTAAATCTctacccgacacagccagaagaagtCTGGTCGCGCCAGGTTCCTCTCTATCCGGCACAGCCAGGAGAGGTCTGGTCATGCCTCGgcgcctggttcctctctatccggcacagccagaagaggactggccacccatcagagcctacttcctctctaggttcttcctagatttctgcctttctagggagcttttcctagTCCCTTTGCTTCTGCCtcgcattgcttgctctttggggttttaggcagaGTATCTGCAGAGCACTTTGTGAcacctgctgatgtaaaaagggctttataacatACATATGATTTGACATATGTGAACATGTGTTATGTTATGACAATAAATGCTAACTGTGTGATGTGTTATTCTTGTTTGGGTTCTCCGAGGGATGGTTTCCCAAcgcagattaagcctagtccttgtctaaaaagcattctcaatggAGAATTTATagtgaaagtgctttttagtcacTAGGCTTGATCtatgtctgggaaaccggcccagAGACTTTTTAACACGTGGAGTGTATAAATACTCAAATAAAATGAATACCTATTGGTGGCAATTTTGGGATTATTTCGGTTGTCCAAAATGAGGCCTATCCAGCAGTACAATAATCCTTAAaattaaagacatttaaaaatgttgagCTTACCAAGTAGTTTAGACACATTCATTTTCTAGAAATGTCTTAGATTTAAATAAAAAGTCAAGAAGTCCTGCCTAATTGcgcctgtaaatcgctctggataagagcatctgctaaatgtatcTCCTTTTTACACCAATACTACTGTACGCCGAATAGTATACTGCTCTACCGACtagtagtccgtcattgtaaataataatttgttctcaactgacttgcctagttaaataaaggttaaatacaaaataataataataaaaacaaaccaGAGTGAGAGAAGCGCAATGACTGCGCATACGTGATGCTCGTGAACAAAACTTTTTCCTCATAAAGGTGAAGTTACAGTTGGATTCCCCGACCCTTCTCCATGTCAAATAATTGAAGAACACCTATCCGAGGTAATCTTTATAAATGTGTACCAACATGCTATATCAGTGTTTAAGCTACTACCAGAAGTATCGGTAGCGAATGCTAGCCGCTGTGTAGAACGACTACCAGCCAGAGAAGCGGCAAGTCGAGCTAGCTAGGTTGCGTCTAGGCATTTTTTCACGTCCTCCACCAGTCAGTAGCCACAGCCGATGTATAATCTACAACATGTGAAGGCTATTCCCGTCTCAGTAACTAGCTAACCTTAACTAGACCAGTGACCGTTGTTGTTTTTGCTTCAATGTTCTGCAAGCAGTTGACTAGCAGCTTAGACTCATATCTGATACAATAACGATGTTAGATAGCTAGACGTCCGTATGTTTTCTGAAAGCTCGATCGATCACATATCTCCAATGTCCTCTACATATTTAAGACTGTGGCACCATGTCTGATCCGGAATCCCCGGATTCTAGTGATCCGGCTCAGAGAAGCTCCCTGCGAGGTCCAGAGATGGCGTCAGGGAAGCTGGaggactgcagtcaaacactggaaCTCAGTGTGGCTGTCAAAGAATGATGATGGTAATGACAAGGAGGAGGCTGATGAAGAGGATAGCGATGATGTAGACTCTGGTACGTTCAGGTGTTGAGTCAGTCAATATTGGGCTCAataaactctactgtgctgtgtaGCCTATTCATAGCCTGACTGCCAGTCTGTTTCCCttatcttgccaactccttatggagTGTGATTTGACAAGAgcgcagaaacagactggcagtcAGGCTAGTCTATTCATAGTGCTGATGGTCTTTTATCATCACTACTGTCTGTTTTCAGTCAGGCTAGTCTATTCATCACTACTGTCTGTTTTCAGTCAGACTAGTCTATTCATCACTGCTGTCTGTTGTCAGTCANNNNNNNNNNNNNNNNNNNNNNNNNNNNNNNNNNNNNNNNNNNNNNNNNNNNNNNNNNNNNNNNNNNNNNNNNNNNNNNNNNNNNNNNNNNNNNNNNNNNNNNNNNNNNNNNNNNNNNNNNNNNNNNNNNNNNNNNNNNNNNNNNNNNNNNNNNNNNNNNNNNNNNNNNNNNNNNNNNNNNNNNNNNNNNNNNNNNNNNNNNNNNNNNNNNNNNNNNNNNNNNNNNNNNNNNNNNNNNNNNNNNNNNNNNNNNNNNNNNNNNNNNNNNNNNNNNNNNNNNNNNNNNNNNNNNNNNNNNNNNNNNNNNNNNNNNNNNNNNNNNNNNNNNNNNNNNNNNNNNNNNNNNNNNNNNNNNNNNNNNNNNNNNNNNNNNNNNNNNNNNNNNNNNNNNNNNNNNNNNNNNNNNNNNNNNNNNNNNNNNNNNNNNNNNNNNNNNNNNNNNNNNNNNNNNNNNNNNNNNNNNNNNNNNNNNNNNNNNNNNNNNNNNNNNNNNNNNNNNNNNNNNNNNNNNNNNNNNNNNNNNNNNNNNNNNNNNNNNNNNNNNNNNNNNNNNNNNNNNNNNNNNNNNNNNNNNNNNNNNNNNNNNNNNNNNNNNNNNNNNNNNNNNNNNNNNNNNNNNNNNNNNNNNNNNNNNNNNNNNNNNNNNNNNNNNNNNNNNNNNNNNNNNNNNNNNNNNNNNNNNNNNNNNNNNNNNNNNNNNNNNNNNNNNNNNNNNNNNNNNNNNNNNNNNNNNNNNNNNNNNNNNNNNNNNNNNNNNNNNNNNNNNNNNNNNNNNNNNNNNNNNNNNNNNNNNNNNNNNNNNNNNNNNNNNNNNNNNNNNNNNNNNNNNNNNNNNNNNNNNNNNNNNNNNNNNNNNNNNNNNNNNNNNNNNNNNNNNNNNNNNNNNNNNNNNNNNNNNNNNNNNNNNNNNNNNNNNNNNNNNNNNNNNNNNNNNNNNNNNNNNNNNNNNNNNNNNNNNNNNNNNNNNNNNNNNNNNNNNNNNNN
This DNA window, taken from Salvelinus sp. IW2-2015 unplaced genomic scaffold, ASM291031v2 Un_scaffold2763, whole genome shotgun sequence, encodes the following:
- the LOC112074694 gene encoding zinc finger protein 135-like, which translates into the protein MMTHSGEKPHQCSVCGKAFLRSYDLRRHQVVHKGEGARSDTDSSEKLHRCSECGKRFLTKTRLNRHALIHSGEKPHQCSVCGKCFXRPDDLRRHMTIHTGEKTKHVCHPCGKTFTLLRHLKIHQRVHTGEKPYHCSKCPESFAHLLEYRKHRQTHRKEKPYHCDECGKMFSHFRTLKVHRLIHTGENLHHCSYCGKGFTISGNLNTHLLTHTKEKPHQCSICGQRFARSQCLKKHKLKKLHMEEVLYHICDCGKSFTDVEKLQTHARTHLKNLEKRFCCSYCGRTFVRAGDLQSHQRTHTGEKPYVCTICGTRFAQSGNLRVHQITHTKERPYPCTVCDKGFTTPGSLKVHMRLHTGEKPYVCRLCGKGFHVPKLLKKHQEHHTSEMTASLDMT